The stretch of DNA AATGATACTAATTCTTCGACAGGGTCTACTTTTAAATAAATGGTATTGTTTACAGGAGAAAAAGAGCTAACCTTACGAATATTTAACGTGAATGGGGACGAATCTTTCGCAATCGCATGTAATTCATCTGAAACTGATTTAACATCTTCATCTTTTAGTTCAAAAGCATTTTTCAACGTAATATGTGGCGGAATTAATGCATGATGAGGGTCGTACCTTTTACGATAAGAATTTGCAAGATCTTGTAATTTCTTTGATGGAAAAACGACAATACCGTATTTCATAATAAATTCCCTCCTAATTGGTTTTAATTTAAAAGCTTTGTATGGCAATACTGAATATTAATTTATTGATTGTAGCGGTAGGTATGAGATTCCTGCAAGAAAAAGGCAGTTCCTCACATAAGTTTTACTTATTGCCATAGCGAAAATGTAAATCAAATTTATTTAGTTAAATAAGTTCTAGTAGTATTATTTTAGCCTACAATCGGAAAAAATCATAGTGCTATATTCAGAACATTCTATATTAATACATCGAGCGTAGAGCAGTTTTTACATCCGGCTGCCAATATGTCCAAGTGTGATCACCATTGAATTGTTTGAAATGGTGAGGGAACTGCTTTTTTTCCATAAGCTCATGTAGTTTTAGGTTCGGTTCAACAAAATCTTTTGTTTTGCCGTCAGTTGTCGCGACTTCACGTTCTTCTGTTCCAACAACATGATAAACGGTAAGTAAATGTGGAGTTTCAAACTGTTCCACTTTTTGTAAAACGTCTTCGTTTACGAAAGGTGATTGAATGATCACTTTTCCAAACGTATTTGGGTAAGATAGTGCAGTCATCAATGATACCGTTCCAGCTAAAGAATCTCCAATTAAGCCGCGCCCCAGTCCCATTTGATAAGAAGGAAATTCCTTATCTAAGAAAGGTACTAATTCTTGGCCTAGAAATCGTATGTAACTACCGTTCTTCGAGCCATTTGGATGATATTTTTCACGACGTTCTTTAACGTCACGGTAAGGGATGCCTACGATAATCAAGTTTTGAATTTCTTTTCCTTCTAACAATTCATCGGCTATTCTTCCAATTCTTCCTAATGAAAAATAATCTTGCCCATCTTGAGCAATTAACAGGTGATATTTATATAAAGGAGAGAAGTTGGCTGGAGTGTAAATCATCAGCTTTACTTCTTCTTCAAGCTCCTTACTATATAGGGTACGCTCTAACATCGTTCCTTTTTTCTGTTCCATAAAAAAATTCCCCCTAGTGTGCACGAGTGTCGAGTCAATTTAAGATTGTTAGCGCTTTACACAATATAATACCATAATTTTTTTATAAAGAAAGTTTAGAGGGGCACGAATATTTACAGTCAATCTATTGACAGAAGAAGCATACTGTATATAATAAAACATATTATTCCGATTAACTTTATATGAATTATCAGAAAGTTGGTGTATCAATGTTTTTAACTATCAATGACATTTCGAAAGACTATATGAACCAACAAACGGTGCAAACTGTTTTATCTTCTATAAATGTAACGATTAAAGAAGGAGAATTCGTCTCCATACTCGGGCCGTCAGGTTGTGGTAAATCAACGTTACTATCGATTGTAGCTGGATTAACGAAGCCAACAACTGGAGAAATCCGATTGAAAGACTCGGTTATAAAGGGACCAGGAAAAGACCGCGGTATGGTCTTTCAACAAGCGGCTCTTTTTCCTTGGATGACGGTGGAAGAAAATGTGTTGTTTGCAATAAGAGACATAAAAGATAAGAAGGATCAATTAGAAAAGGCCCATCATTTTTTAAAGATGGTGCAGTTAAGCAGTAGTTTGCATTTACACCCGCATGAACTTTCAGGTGGAATGCAGCAAAGGGTATCGATTGCTAGAGCGTTAGCGATGAACCCTACCGTTTTATTAATGGATGAACCGTTTGGGGCTTTAGATGAACAAACGAGAATGCTCCTCCAAAAGGAGTTGGAGAAAATTTGGTTAGAAACGAAGAAAACGGTACTTTTTGTAACGCATAGTATTTATGAATCTATAAAACTTTCGGATCGAATATTAGTAATGGGAACGAGACCGGGAGAAATTATTGCCGATATTACAGTAGATATCGAACGTCCGAGATTACGTACGGATGAACAAGTTACTAGGCTGGAATCAGAAATTAGTAACCTACTTGAAAAAGAAATTGAAAAAGTAATGTATGAGGAGTTAGGGCGATGAAAACGTGGAGAAATAGAATCATCTTTTTTGTCGGCTTGTTTTTATTTTGGGAGGTAATCGTCCGTCTAATCGGTTGGCCACCAGTTGTAATGCCTAAGCCGACAGATGTTTTTCCTGCCATGTGGACAGGATTTACTGATATGACGCTTGTCTATGCATTGTTAGCTAGTTTTCAAAGGTTAGCAATCGGGCTTGGACTATCCCTCTTAATAGGGACAGGACTTGGAATTTGGCTAGCAAAATCGAAAACAGCTGATGACACAGTTGGCTCGTTAGTTTTAGCACTACAAAGTGTCCCGAGTATCGTTTGGTTGCCACTAGCGATCGTCTGGTTTGGTTATTCAGAAACCGCCATTATTTTTATCGTGACGTTAGGTGGCACGCTTGTTATGACGATTAATATGAGGATGGGAATTAAAAACGTTCCTCCACTCTATATAAAAGCCGCTTCCACAATGGGAGCCTCGGGTTTTGAAATGTTTTGGAAAATAATATTACCCGCCTCCATTCCTTATGCTGTTACAGGTGTAAGGCTTGCGTGGGCATTTGCATGGCGTGCTTTAATGGCTGCAGAACTATTAAGTATGGGGCCAGGTTTAGGATATTCGTTAAAATGGGCTTCTGAATTTGCGAAAATGGATATCGTCTTCGGAATTATTATCATTATTTGTGTGATTGGTACAGTTGTAGACTTTTTAATTTTCCAACGTATGGAGAAAAGTGTAGCTCGTCGTTGGGGCTTAGAGGAATCAAATTAGGAGGAATGAAGATGAAAAAAACGTTCGCTTTACTTGCTGTTTTACTATTATTAGTTAGTGGAATTTTAGCAGGATGTAGTGCAGGAGCTTCATCAGGGAAAGAAAAGGTAGTGATTGGATACTTCCCAAACATTGACCATACGCCAGCG from Sutcliffiella cohnii encodes:
- a CDS encoding YjcG family protein, with protein sequence MKYGIVVFPSKKLQDLANSYRKRYDPHHALIPPHITLKNAFELKDEDVKSVSDELHAIAKDSSPFTLNIRKVSSFSPVNNTIYLKVDPVEELVSLHDKLHAGNGFLSDNREYNFVPHITIGQKLSDDEHSDVLGSIKMLNVAHEESVDRFHLLYQLEDGMWTVYETFRLGKEC
- a CDS encoding alpha/beta hydrolase, which gives rise to MEQKKGTMLERTLYSKELEEEVKLMIYTPANFSPLYKYHLLIAQDGQDYFSLGRIGRIADELLEGKEIQNLIIVGIPYRDVKERREKYHPNGSKNGSYIRFLGQELVPFLDKEFPSYQMGLGRGLIGDSLAGTVSLMTALSYPNTFGKVIIQSPFVNEDVLQKVEQFETPHLLTVYHVVGTEEREVATTDGKTKDFVEPNLKLHELMEKKQFPHHFKQFNGDHTWTYWQPDVKTALRSMY
- a CDS encoding ABC transporter permease → MKTWRNRIIFFVGLFLFWEVIVRLIGWPPVVMPKPTDVFPAMWTGFTDMTLVYALLASFQRLAIGLGLSLLIGTGLGIWLAKSKTADDTVGSLVLALQSVPSIVWLPLAIVWFGYSETAIIFIVTLGGTLVMTINMRMGIKNVPPLYIKAASTMGASGFEMFWKIILPASIPYAVTGVRLAWAFAWRALMAAELLSMGPGLGYSLKWASEFAKMDIVFGIIIIICVIGTVVDFLIFQRMEKSVARRWGLEESN
- a CDS encoding ABC transporter ATP-binding protein produces the protein MFLTINDISKDYMNQQTVQTVLSSINVTIKEGEFVSILGPSGCGKSTLLSIVAGLTKPTTGEIRLKDSVIKGPGKDRGMVFQQAALFPWMTVEENVLFAIRDIKDKKDQLEKAHHFLKMVQLSSSLHLHPHELSGGMQQRVSIARALAMNPTVLLMDEPFGALDEQTRMLLQKELEKIWLETKKTVLFVTHSIYESIKLSDRILVMGTRPGEIIADITVDIERPRLRTDEQVTRLESEISNLLEKEIEKVMYEELGR